One genomic region from Rhinoraja longicauda isolate Sanriku21f chromosome 8, sRhiLon1.1, whole genome shotgun sequence encodes:
- the rnd3b gene encoding rho family GTPase 3b, whose translation MKERRSSQKLTKNAMDNQTVKCKIVVVGDSQCGKTALLHVFAKDCFPESYVPTVFENYTASFEIETQRIELSLWDTSGSPYYDNVRPLSYPDSDAVLICFDISRPETLDSVLKKWKGEIQEFCPNTKTLLVGCKSDLRTDLTTLVELSNHRQNPVSYDQGTNMAKQIGAATYIECSSLSSENSVRDIFHVATLACVNKPNKNVKRNQSKRATKRISHVPSRPELSSVSPDLRKDKARSCTVM comes from the exons ATGAAGGAAAGAAGATCAAGCCAGAAACTCACCAAAAACGCGATGGATAATCAAACCGTGAAATGCAAGATAGTTGTGGTGGGCGACAGCCAATGTGGAAAGACAGCTTTGCTGCACGTTTTTGCCAAGGATTGTTTCCCCGAG AGTTACGTACCCACCGTCTTCGAAAATTACACAGCGAGCTTTGAAATTGAAACGCAGAGAATAGAGCTGAGTCTCTGGGATACTTCAG GTTCACCCTACTACGATAACGTCCGACCACTTTCCTATCCAGATTCGGATGCCGTTTTGATTTGCTTTGATATAAGTCGCCCTGAAACCCTCGACAGTGTGCTTAAGAAG TGGAAAGGTGAGATCCAGGAATTCTGCCCGAACACAAAAACCTTGTTGGTTGGCTGTAAATCTGATCTGCGTACTGATCTGACCACATTAGTGGAGTTGTCCAATCACCGACAGAATCCAGTGTCTTATGATCAG GGTACCAACATGGCCAAACAGATTGGAGCAGCAACATATATTGAATGCTCATCATTGTCATCGGAGAACAGTGTAAGAGACATTTTTCACGTGGCTACGCTGGCCTGTGTAAACAAACCAAACAAAAATGTCAAACGTAACCAATCGAAGCGAGCTACAAAACGAATTTCACACGTGCCCAGCAGACCAGAACTGTCTTCAGTGTCCCCTGATTTGCGGAAGGACAAGGCACGAAGCTGCACTGTGATGTGA